Sequence from the Notolabrus celidotus isolate fNotCel1 chromosome 14, fNotCel1.pri, whole genome shotgun sequence genome:
ttatgtcacaatcactcggcaGTAGGGCTGAACGactttggaaaataatctaattgtgattattttccataaTATTGCGATTGCGATTTAATATGCCATTATTTCTTTAAGGTCCtcttctcatgtatttttcaacaaacacaagcaataaatcaatctgtattataataaacaatatcagatttattatgcACAagctgttctttctcatagggtaggcttatgttaagataaaggcaaatgaagcatgaattaatatgaaagagggtttatttatctacttcaattacagttgtaaacttactgaatcctttgacttgcagtcttaacaaaattctgccaaacaagtgttctaagtttaaagcatgtttggatgtgaatcagctgactgcacacagcggtaacgctcagctgggggccgcggctgagtgacaggtctttcttttttctccactgctggactgattctgacccggttgcgctcctggttgacacctgaccacgtaaacatgctattttttctcaataagaaccagtttACAGAAAACTAGACTCtatgagtctaaaatatgattctgttcagttgtcctgttgcagtaaatccacatgttgtctgggtcttcactgactctgcgtctgcagagattatttaaaagcctgctccacatgttgatattcagcgtgttgattattttgtacgcctcaatatgattggttcttctgctgaggtcatttttaaagatgtcaacaacaaaacaacaaatcaaaacttagcgtggctaaagttgttttcttcacccCCCGCTCACACGTGTCTCGTTCTTCGGAGATTTCTGGCCGTCGGCAAACCAGCTGAAAGGTGTATTACagccacctactgcatgcagGTCACGTAAGGTTGTGTCTGTGTacatgacttttttatttattttttaatcgcagcctttgcgatttgaaaattgcattctaTAACACCGCCATGTCGGTTTGAATTTGATTAATCGTTAAGCCctactcgacagcagcaatatggctcctgctgacgattggcctcaaaacagctcttcagaaacagatgggtgacatcacggatactacgtccatattttatacagtctatggtacaaacAAGCTTTTGGACGAGAGAGGAGGCTGGAGAGGTggaggcagtgtgtgtgagtgtttcagGGATCAGTGAGAGGGAAGATGTTAAACTGTACCACCTAATAGTGAGAAGACAGCTGACTGCAGCTGGGGCGTAGGACTCCTGGTCCTGCATGAGCACCAAGCTTCATTTAATCAAACTCTTCTTCTATCCCTGCTATAAAATTGATATTTGTCTTATAAGacaggggttcctaaacttCTCAGCCCGCGACCCTGAAAATATAGGTGCTAAAGAATTATAACcctcactgtccctcagagtgatttaatgtggcttcatttagctggtctgcagaaaatgaccctacctatatgagcatgtgtctgtgtttcctgtgctgttatgaattaacctgctgctactgatgcttttgataattaactgttcactaactctaaacttaggagtcatctggaaacaaagaaaggcagaaaactcattacattttctattttcaaggttttatttgaaatttagctactattttgtggatatttttttaatataatgggTAACATTCTgcaagacatctcacaaccccctatttgtgtctcgcgacccccccagggggtcctgacccacactttcaAAACCCCTCTTATAAGGAACAGCTCATGTGCTTTAACTTCTGCAAACTAAAGTGTTGTTTCTCTCCTGTCTCCCTGCAGGACCCTTTCCCTGCACACAGTCAGAACCTGGCTCCCACCATGGGGGTGAAAACATTCACCCACAGCTCGACCTCCCACAGCCAGGAGATGCTGGAGAAGCTCAACGCTCTCCGCAACGAGGGCCACCTGTGTGATGTCACTATCCGGGTCCAGGACAAGCTCTTCCTGGCCCACAAAGTGGTCCTGGCGTGCTGCAGTGAGTTCTTCCGTACCAAACTGGTGGGCCGgccggaggaggaggacaagttTGTGCTGGACCTTCATCATGTGACCGTCAGTGGCTTCGCTCCTCTGTTGGAATATGCTTACACGTCCACTCTGTCCATCAGCACGGAGAACATCATCGATGTTCTGGCAGCGGCAAGCTACATGCAGATGTTTGCTGTGGCGAGTACGTGTTCAGAGTTCATGAAGTCCAGCATCCTGTGGGGCCcgggaaacaacaacaacaacaacaacatggcagCAGATAAACCGCATGAATCAGCACCAGAGAGCGCCTCGTCAAACTGTGCCCTGACGCCGCTGGATGGCAGCGTGTCGCCCGTTTCTTCTGACTGCAGCGTCATGGAGAGAAACGTTCCTGTATGCCGCGAATCGCGACGAAAACGCAAAACCTTTGTGACAATGGCGTCGCCCGAGAGTCCGCTCAAATGCACTACACAGATGGTCACCACCTCCCCTCAGATCCCAAACCCCTCCCCTTCTTTCTCAGACAGCACAGCTCAACCCGTGGAGTCCTCTCTGGCCTTCCCGTGGACTTTCCCTTTCGGCATCGACCGAAGGTTCCACTCAGACAAATCAAAGCTCCCGGAGAGCCCTCGTTGTTTAGAGCAGGGGGCACCGGGGACCTCGGAGGTGGTGGTAGGTCGGCGGCTCAGTGACTTCCTGACATGTGAAAGCTCCAAGGTGGTGTCGTCACCAGTGCCGGCGGAGGAGGAAGACGTGAGGGTGAAGGTGGAGCGTCTCAGCGATGAGGAAGTCCAAGAGGCGTCGTCGCAGCCGGTCAGTGCCTCGCAGAGCTCACTGAGTGACCAGCAGACGGTGCCGGGAAGTGAACAGGTCCAGGAGGAGCTGCTCATCAGTCCACAGTCCTCTTCGATAGGTGGTGATATTCTCCTTACCTCACTGAATCACAGCGTTTAGAAATAAACCTACAAATTAAACTCTGTTTGGATTTGCCTGGTAGTGTTATATTTTTCCAACTCTTCCTTATCCTCATAAAGCacaccttaaaaaacaaactagtcattttttatttataatgggGTTAACTTCTCTACCTTGAAAAATTAGAACAATTAAGTCTATTAAAGTCCCTCTtgggagtttttatctggtcatgaaactgaaattaaaaatgcaaatcaatcaagctttatgtatagagcacctttcatacaaatcaaatgcaacccaaagttctttacagcgattgaaaacaagaaagaagcagaaataaaataatggcaagacatattaaaaactaaaatggattttaaaatagagactaaagcacaccaacaacaataaaatgtgtaattaaataAGTTTAAGCATCAAATAAACATCAAGAATAtgaatagttaaaataaatacatttaaaagggtaagggtaagagttgaaaataaagtaaagtaaataaaatatcaataaaactgagtagataaattaaaacaaataaatataaaaaaaataagataaacagttaaaatgaataaaataaaaagcaacatttaaatcaatataaaagtaatacaattgtaaaaccctacataaaagccagactgaataaatacgtttttagtatacgtttaaaagtctcaatatttaAATAAGACCATCAGCTACATGAGAGACAGTTGGGGTTTGGTGTCAGACCAGGAGACTGACAGCCTCTCTtactttttctgcagcagaagaacgacacatttgtttgttaagCACATTAAAAAAGAGATAAAGTCATGCCAATcaataagaggtatcactttgtccccTGGATGACAGAAAGGACACAAAcagaagttcctcactggagctttaaaccaCCTTGAGgggttcatttatttttagcatcaGCAGTATGGCTGCAGCTGATCAGATCTTCTGTCCAGTACCTGTTTCAGCTTGAAACTTCAATCATCAGCAACAATTAAAAGCCTTCTTTGATGAAGTCCTCTCTACATCCTGTGTCATAAAGCTTCTTTAGAATATAAAGGAGGACACTGTTATTAAAAATAGCACATGTTGAAGGAGACTGTACATGAGATATAAAGAGCAGGCAGATGTTTTAACCATGCGACCAACAGTCACAGGGATAAATCAGCTGAAAGATGCAGTtcagacacacaacaacacactggTGTTACTGTATCTATCACTGATACAACACAGGCTGTGTCCTGACCCACTTACCAGTGTCGcttataaaaacatgcagctccAGCTCGAGCCCTCCACCTAcaagtttttatttgtgtttgtctctgtggaAAGTTTTATTGTCCAGTGGCCCGAGTGCGTTTTCAAAGGCTCTCCTGctgtaaatacaaagaaaatggaaaaactTGTCATATTTTCCTAAACTACTTAGTAACACAGTGAATCCAGCTGCTTTAGGTCTTAAATGTAGGATTAACCCTCAAAGACTTTAATATGTTTGTCTAACCTGCTCAAGATGACTTGCTTTTTGCTCGTCTTTATCAGAAATTCAGAAGGGAACCATAAGAGtgatttattttcctcctgTCTCCAGGGTCCATGGACGAGGGCGTGTCTGAGGGCTTGCCGTCAATGCAGAGTTCTTCCACCAGCGGAGGACACGCAGAGGACGATGAAAGGTATCACGATTTGTTAGGACTTGCAGCGAGGCAGTCGTAAGCAGTACAGAATATATAGACGTGAAGCACATGTCTGAGCCACACCTGTTTAGGTTATTAATTTACACGTCATGTTAAATAGCAGAGACGTGATGCACTGTTTCATAAAGATTGTAAAGGCCTCAGGACACAGGAGGAAGTTTCTGGGCATGCTTACGTGGTGTTTCTCTGGAAGTGAGTGAATGTCAGATACTGAGCAGAAGAAGCTGGAAGATCCAAGATGTTAgctcatgaaataaaaatagatgttgAGATGTTTCTGACACAATAAATCAACCCTAACTGAtccctttatttatacagcaccaaatccaaacaaatgttctcctcagattCTGTCgtaacagagcaggtctagaccgtactctatgttctattattaacaaagacccaacatcaagacaggatcagatccagtcccatcttacagacaggactcagtctgatctcatcttaatccaccatgagcagagcactttgcagcatttagcaagttacagtggcaaggacaaacttcctttaacaggcagaaacctccagcagaaccagactcatgttagacacacatctgctgagaccgtgttggagagagggatagagggagatgaagagagagagagatgatagtggtgagacggatagtagtagatgtagcagatggagtctggcacgtccacagcagcagagatccagaggaacctacgagacaagggagctcagggactccagacaggtctatggttagtaactttaatgggaaaggaagagttaaagtaagagacaggcagagagaggagagagagggaaagacaggatcccagtgtgtcggtctaagcctatagcagctaactaagagctggtccaagcctgacccagctctaactataagctttatcaaaaaggaaagttttgcaAGTTacaaacttcctctaacaggcagaaacctccagcagaaccagactcatgttagacacgcatctgcatcattttttatgttttttggaaGGTGTTATTCAAATGAACTCTCATGAGAATGCACAGCAAGTCACTCGTGCTAATGTCAGATGTAGCTGTACAGGACAGTTCTTATTGGCTACAGTAAATGCCCTTCCTTTCTTCTTGTTTCCAAAATTCAACACttatggagcgacgcctgcgagctagttcaggcagacaactcgagctgcaatgccatacacgtcacatgtcccactctcataaccatcatccatcctgccctctgcctctcaaattggcggtctatttaaactgggaaaatctcccatctttccctctgcctgtcaacgcctctgctgctgcatgcccaTTGCTGATAATTTCTTCTTCTCCAccgcctccccagcatccacctgcaggctccggggggatgtttagtatgttttgctcatcactcctcaatgtctgcatgtaaacttatctgcagggagtgatgaggccggagcctgggcgccaaacatgaatatgtatttgctgctacaataaacaatttaaacgtgagttgtctgactgaaatcacTTGAAGTGTAAAAGCTCAGGGTTGAATAACTCTCCACTCTCTCTGTTGCAGGTTAGAAGGTATTCAGTACCCTTACCACCTGTACATCAGCCCCTCAGCCAGGCCCGGCACCAACGGGCCCGACAGGCCGTTCCAGTGTCCGACCTGCGGCGTCAGATTCACGCGCATTCAAAACCTGAAGCAGCACATGCTCATACACTCCGGTACGTAAATCAAATAACTCAATAAGGACTGTTGTTGTAGAAGTTTGGAATCATTTCACAAACAGGCTGAGAAAGAAGTGTTTCAAAGAATCCTCTGATTTAGGATTTCACTCTTACAGACATGttgaaaatgataaatatattaaaaacctcaagcatcccccccccccatcaaaCCTGTTTTGTTCCGTGTATTTTGAAGTGGAAACTTCATTAAGAGGGATGATTTCTTCAGACGTTTATGAGACTTTGAGATGAGCAAACATGTTTATACTCagagagatgtttttattcttagtAGAGCTTTTAATGGAAATGTGAATGAAGGTACATTTAAAGTTAACTGATGACACTTTCCGAGGATGTGTGTATAATATAGCTCAGTGATGAATCGATGAGGCTTTCTTGGAAGCAGAGATTAGTGTCAGGGCCAGCTTTGCGGTAAGATGTAGTCATTAACGGCCCtcccctcactcacacacacacacagacgcatgATTGACTTTGTTCTTTCCCTCCTCTGCAGGCATTAAGCCTTTCCAGTGTGACCGCTGTGGGAAAAAGTTCACACGGGCCTACTCCTTAAAGATGCATCGGCTGAAGCACGAAGGTAAACGCTGTTTCCGGTGCCAGATTTGTAGCGCCACATTCACGTCCTTCGGTGAATATAAGCACCACATGAGGGTCTCCCGACACATAATCCGCAAGCCGCGGATTTATGAGTGCAAAACGTGCGGCGCCATGTTCACCAACTCTGGCAATTTAATTGTACACCTGAGGAGTCTGAACCATGAGGCATCCGAACTAGCAAACTACTTCCAGAGCAGGTGAGGAGTCTGGGGGCGCTAACCTCTTCCATTTACTCAGATCCCACCTGGATCAGAAAATAAGACCGGTTAGGTTCTAGTACCTGAGGTTCATTTGCTCAGTTTTACTTTCATGGCTTTGGTTTTTTTGGAAGTGTTTTTGAGATGTTTACAGATGAGTGTGACGGGCAGATCAAGTGTACCTTAAGTATTCAACGACTGTATTGGgaatttttaatttcattcatGTAAAAGAATAGTTCAACTCTAagggaaatatatatatattcacttTCCTCTCATGACTTAGATATGAAGATATTGCACTCCTGTAAACATGCTCCCAGAGTCAGCACCTGATCACTAAGCTCAGAACTAAGACTGGGAATGGGTCGACAGCTGGCTCAGCTCAGTCCAGATGTAACAAACATGCCTACCAGTACTGTTAAACCTCTTTAATCAGCACATATCCAGTCCATTTAACTCCTATAGAAATTGCAGCATTAAAATTACACTTATTCAAAGTATAACAGGGGTGTTAAGACCTTTTTCTGCACGGAGATCTGCAACGACTCTTAGAGGTTGCTGTTCATAGCTAGAGCAAGAGGATGAATCTATTTCATCAGCTCATCTGAAATGTGTGCTTAAAGAATACAATTCAATTGCAACCCCAGCTTGTGTAATTGCAAGGGATGCATTTATATTTTGGCTGAGTATCAGTATCAGCCCTGCTGTCAGATTTCAAGCAATTAGTTCAGCATTCCCTGTAGTGCATATATATCTGCAGCATTTATGAGTTTATAACAGAGGCTAGAAACCTTGAGCTTTAGCCGATTGTAAGGGAAAAATAGTTTCTTTAAGGGGTGCTGGTGTAATGTGTGTGACCAACTCATGGGCTGTCTGCAAGAACAGAGGACGAGACTTCAAGTCCAAGGAATATTTATTATAACTGATCCAACTGGGTAACTGCTGAAAGTGGTTACAAAGGTAAACATGAACTATGATAGTTAGCATTCATTCCAACAAACTGAACAACTGTAAGTTAATATATCTATACATCTATAAATGCAAACTAAGAAACTACACACATCAAATACACAGGTGCTCAGTTGTGGAGATGTAGGATAAACAGCCAGCAGCCAGCTCCATTGTTCCCTCAAAAGGGCTCACACAGGTGAGCTGGCTGTCCTTTATGAGCTCTTGAGCTCCTCCCACTCAGGCTGCGGGTGAGCAGGccagggagagacagaaagaaggggGGGTGGGAGGTTTCATGGATTTCCAAGGTTATTGGAAGATTATTGGAAAGTTTCTactttgaaaacagaaaaggtTTTATTATCATGGATGTATGATTTATTTGGGTGCCTTGGGGATGTTGACAAcaagcaaaaaataaacagaaattacctttaaaaacactcgTATTGGATTTATCTAGCAgctgcatatttatttttggtatcagtcctgtgttttttaatctgtgCATGTCTGATAACTGTTTCCTGGATCTTCTTTAGTCTGCAGTGACTTTAGAGTTTTCTTAAGGAGCAGTTTGCTTCCATAAAGTCTCCTCAGTCCTCCCAAAATGTTTCAGTAATGCAGCGTCCCACCTTGATGAAATCACTGTTTATTATTGCTCAAAGCCTGAAGTGACAGAATCATCGTCAGACTCTTTTGTTTCTGCATCTCAAAAAGGTAGACAGATGAGTGGGAGAAGTTTGAGGCATTAGAATGATTAAATAATGTAAATCCGATGTCCTGAGGAAAGAGTTGAGTAATTGTGTGCATAATTATAAAATAGCAAATTCACATTTTTACTTGTCAGTGTTGTTTAGTCAGCGCTGTGCAGGCATTAGCATTAGTATCACATTTACATTAGATGCACAGAAGGTACACGTTTCTTGTAATCTAAATCTTGAGTGGTAGATAAAGGAGTGTATTTCCCAAAGCTTTGAACTATTCTTTTAAGTTCATGATGTAGACGTGGTGGCTCTTGCTCGTCTAGGCCTTGTTTGAGAAAACCGGAGGATGAAGTGGTTTATCAAAAGAAGAGTGACGTTTTTGTAAATCACTGCTTTTATTAGAACAACTGCAAAGTGTCCTGAAACAAATGAGATCGTTCCAAAGTTCTAAATCCTTCATTTGATACTCCCACTCTGACACAACTTTGCTCTTCAGGAATGTTTGGTCACACACAATAGCCACAAAACACAACCTAAATCATTTTGT
This genomic interval carries:
- the zbtb44 gene encoding zinc finger and BTB domain-containing protein 44, with amino-acid sequence MGVKTFTHSSTSHSQEMLEKLNALRNEGHLCDVTIRVQDKLFLAHKVVLACCSEFFRTKLVGRPEEEDKFVLDLHHVTVSGFAPLLEYAYTSTLSISTENIIDVLAAASYMQMFAVASTCSEFMKSSILWGPGNNNNNNNMAADKPHESAPESASSNCALTPLDGSVSPVSSDCSVMERNVPVCRESRRKRKTFVTMASPESPLKCTTQMVTTSPQIPNPSPSFSDSTAQPVESSLAFPWTFPFGIDRRFHSDKSKLPESPRCLEQGAPGTSEVVVGRRLSDFLTCESSKVVSSPVPAEEEDVRVKVERLSDEEVQEASSQPVSASQSSLSDQQTVPGSEQVQEELLISPQSSSIGSMDEGVSEGLPSMQSSSTSGGHAEDDERLEGIQYPYHLYISPSARPGTNGPDRPFQCPTCGVRFTRIQNLKQHMLIHSGIKPFQCDRCGKKFTRAYSLKMHRLKHEGKRCFRCQICSATFTSFGEYKHHMRVSRHIIRKPRIYECKTCGAMFTNSGNLIVHLRSLNHEASELANYFQSSDFLVPDYLSQVQEEEEALGVQYELEESQHHPVYPGSTSTSATTAASSSSSVQMPVISQVSSSTQNCENSSGFLSPEPLDPLEAPSSLKMDVDEAAAMTEETKMDHSEGGSSPEVFEEEQQQQQQQQQHAQAKELASITIE